CTCATCTACTCGCTGCTGGTCTTTTTTTCCACGCTGATCACCTCGGCGAACCAACTGGCACCGCCGGGTACACTGCCGGACACAGCCGCCGAAATTCCGCAGTGGCAAATCGCACTCGCCAGCGCCGGCATAGTTATCGTGCTCTACGGCTTCCTGGGCTTGGCCGGCTTCTGGTTCGCCCGTCGTCTGGAACTGCCAGGTGTCTATCGAGAAAGAGCCGGTTGGGAAACCTGGTTGCGCAGACCGCTGCTGCTCGGGCTCAGTCTGGGTGTGATTTGCGTACTGATCGACCGAATCATCGCCCTGCTGGTATCCGTCGAAGGGCTCCCCCATCCCCGTTTTCCGTTATCGCTGCTGGCTTCCGGATCGGCGGGCATCGGTGAAGAGATCTTGTTTCGCGGCTTTGTGCTCGGATTGTGGGCCTTCATCCTCAACTGGCTCCTGCGGCGTTGGAATGCGAAGCGCACGGCGCTGTGGATCGCCAACGTCATCGCCGCCCTGGCCTTCAGCGCTGCACATTTGCCCAGTGCGATGCTGCTCTTGGGGGTCACTTCGCCGGCCGATCTTCCACCATGGGTCATCGTTGAAGGTCTGCTGATCAACGGCATCCTGGGACTGGTGGCCGGAGAACGCTACGTGCAGGGCGGACT
Above is a window of Anaerolineales bacterium DNA encoding:
- a CDS encoding CPBP family glutamic-type intramembrane protease → MNVKRQLSVLGIFLLIYSLLVFFSTLITSANQLAPPGTLPDTAAEIPQWQIALASAGIVIVLYGFLGLAGFWFARRLELPGVYRERAGWETWLRRPLLLGLSLGVICVLIDRIIALLVSVEGLPHPRFPLSLLASGSAGIGEEILFRGFVLGLWAFILNWLLRRWNAKRTALWIANVIAALAFSAAHLPSAMLLLGVTSPADLPPWVIVEGLLINGILGLVAGERYVQGGLVAAMGVHF